The DNA window TGCAATCTACTCCGGGATTGACAAATCACGCGGACCGTTCGAGGTCACTGTCACTCTTACCGGAACACCCGACCAATCCAAGGCCGAGTTCAGCGGCCAGTTCGACAACGGCACGGCTATGTCGCAAGAGGAGGCAATTCAAAGACTGCTCCCCTTTGTCGGCGGCACCGGTGGCTCGGCTGAGCAGGCCGTTGCAGATGCGGCCAGCGGCCAAGTCTCAGAGATTGTCGGCAAGGCTTCCGGACTTGACGTGTTCGAATTCCGACCGGGTGAAGGTGGATTGAGCGACCTCTCCAGTGCGCAGCTCGAAATTGGAACTTATGTCACTGATCGTCTGTTCATTCGCGTGTTCCAGCCTATCGAAGACCCTCGTTCGGGTCAAAAGGTCTCTATCGATTACCGACTGCTTGATTGGATGAAGTTCACCGCTGAACAAACCACCGCCGAGCAGGGCAGGCCCAGCAGTTCCTTCACCGTATACCTGCAATTCGAATGGCGATAATCCGCGCACTCTCCGTACTGCTTGTTTTCACTGCACTGTGCGCCGCAGAGTCGCCAGATCGGTTGCCCGTCACGCACATCGAGTTAGTCGGCAATCGCACGACAAAGGACTGGGTCATTCTCCGTGAGCTGCGCTTCTCTGTCGGAGACAGTGTCGCGCCGCAGGACCTCGAGGCCGCACGTTTACGGCTCTTGTCCTTAAGCATCTTCAATAACGCCCGCGTCACTCAGGATGCTTCAGGTGCCGTTTCGATCACAGTCTCAGAGCAGTTTCGCTTTATCCCGATTCTCAGCGCCAGCGCGGTCGAAGGCACCGTCAATGATGCGCTGAAGGAACCAAAGCGAATCCCTGACATTCTTGTGCTGTTGATCGGCGCCGCCGATATCAATCACGCGGGAACCGGAGCTTTTGTCGGCGCATACGGAGTTATCGGTGCGCGCACCGGAATTAACCTTGAATACTATTCCCGCTGGCTGTCACCCAAATTGCCCTTGTCACTTGAGTTCGGTGCTCGCTCACTGAAAATTTCAGATCGTCACGCATCGGTTCTCGGTTACTCGCGCCGTCTGCGCAATGACCGGGCTTATGTCAAACTTTCCACCCGCAGGGGTGCACCCTCCCGCGTCGGGCTGAATCTCGCTTTTGACGGCGTCAAGGAAGACGACTTCCTTCCCGCAGCAGGCAAACGCTACAACGTAGGCTGGGTTGCTCCCTTCGTAATTCTGGATCGTAGAAACCTCGAATGGTATCCGACCGAAGGGATGTTCGCGCGCGGGGACGTCGAGCAGGCCTTTGGTTCAGATGTGTTCATGATGTCCAGTGCCGTGTTAGCTGCCTACTTGCCCTTTGCAGAAGGGTCGCGCGGCCCCTCTCTTGCTGCGCGCATCTATGGCGGAACCTCACAGAACAACACTCCTCCGTGGTCGCACTACTACTTCGGCTTTTCCAAAAAGTTTCGAGGCTATTCCGCCGAGCAGGTTGAAGCGTCAACGTATCTGTCTGGTGAATGCGAGTTCCGTTTCCCTATAACCCGCGAAGTCACCTACAACGTTCCTATAGCTGGTCGCTACGGCAAAGACATTCCGTTCTGGCTTGGTGGAGCGCTCTTCTTTGAACGCGCGCAGACTCAGCTCGATGGTACGCGCAACGATGTTTGGGCCGGCGGCGCCGCGTTGCATATCCGTTTCCCCTACGTGCAGGTCATCGAAATCAGTGCGGCGCGAAACCGCGCCAACCAATTGGATTTGGTCTTCTCCACCGGAGTGCGATTCTAATGATCTACGAGAGTCTGCGCACATTGTTATTCGCGGGAGATCCCGAGAGAGTGCATGATCGCGTGCTCGCCTGTCTTGAGTCCGCGGGGAAAAGCTCTGCGGGGCGCGCGCTGGTGTCGGCAATTGCGGGGAACGTTCCCACGGAACCTGTCCGCACGATGGGGTTGTCTTTTGAGCATCCTATCGGGCTTGCCGCAGGATTCGACAAGGATGCCCGTGCGTTGCGCGGACTCTTTGCACTTAAATTCTCCTTTGTCGAAATCGGTACTGTCACACCGCAGCCGCAACCCGGTAATCCCAAGCCGCGCATGTGGCGCTTTCCCGAAGCTGCTGCGCTGGTCAATGCGCTTGGCTTCCCCGGAGAAGGCATGCTCGCGGTCAAACTACGGCTTGCGAAACTCCGCGAACAGGATGCGTTGACTCGCCCCATCGGCATCAATCTCGGCAAGAACGCCTTCACACCACTTGCAGAAGCGGCAGGGGATTACAAACTTGTGCTGCGCGAATTGCTCGAACTCGGCGATTACTTCGTGGTTAACGTGTCGTCGCCGAATACGCCCGGTTTACGCACGCTTCAACAATTGGATTCTCTGCGCGCGCTCCTCGACCCGTTGCAGCAGATTGCCGTAAACAACAAACCTCTGCTGCTCAAAATCGCACCCGATCTCGCTGATGAAGACGTCACAGACGCCGCGCGTGTTGTAAGCGAACTCGGCCTCGCAGGAATTGTCTGCGCAAATACCAGTATTCGCCGTGACATCGTCCCGGGTGCTGACAATCTCGACCGCGGAGGACTGTCCGGTGCACCGATCTACCCGCGCATGCTGACTTGCCTGAAGTTGCTGCGAAGTGAACTTCCTCCAGAACACACTCTGATCGCAGTCGGCGGAATTGACTCGGCCGCGCGCGTGCGCGAATGCCTGTACTCCGGTGCGCAGCTTGTGCAAATCTACACGGCGTTCATCTATCGTGGTCCGCAGGTCGTCAGAAAGCTGCTCGGAGCGACGTCATGAAGTTCCTTCTGTTCATGTCGGTATGCCTGTTGCTCTCATGCGGCAAGCCCGACCATTCACAGCCGGGCGTGCAAAAAGCCCCCGTCACGTCGCGCGACGATTCTCTCTTTCTCGCGGATGACTGGGAGGAACTGGGGTGGGATCAATACTCTTACGAAGACTACGATTCCGGTCTTGTCCTGTTCGATTCTGCGCTGAAATATAATCCGGAGCACTCGCAGGCATGGCATGGCCGCGCGCTGATGCTGCATAAGCTGAAGCGTTACGACGAGGCGGACGTCGCTTATGCCGAGTCAGAGAAGTTCGATCCGCATAACAAGCAGGCAATATGGCATCGCGGCTGTATGAATGCGTCTTGGGGCAGAAAAGAGCAGGCGCTTCGCCAATTGCGCACCGTCGTGTCCCTCGACAGCAGTTATGCGACAACTGTGATGTGGGAGGAGTGTTGGATCAATCTTCGAACCGATCCAGAGTATCTTGAGATTGTCGGAGCACTTAAACGCGAGTGACAAATCCAGTCTCCAACAAAAACCCCGGCCAAATGACCGGGGTTTTCTATTCTTAACCTGAATCGGTTTAGCCTTTTCGCGCCTTCAGCAGCACTTCAAGCTCGTCCACAAGCTCCGTGAACTTCTGCATCGCCGCTTCAATCGGCTGCGGCGTCGACATATCCACTCCCGCGCCTTTTAGCAGCTCAAGCGGATACTTTGATGAACCGCCCGCCAGGAACCCAAGATACTCCTGCAATTCTTTCTCTCCTCCGTCCAGCACACGCTCGGACAACGCCAGCGCCGCCGCCATGGACGTCGCATACTTGTACACGTAGAAGTTCGAGTAGAAGTGCGGAATGCGCAGCCACGTGTAGTGATACTGCGGGTCAATGACAAGTTCCGGCTCGTAGTAGCTTGCTGCAACGCGATAATACAGGTCGCTCAAGGACTCGGCGGTCAACGGTTCACCGCGCTCGTACATACGGTGCATTTCAAGCTCAAACTCGGCGAACAGGGTCTGACGAATAATCGTTCCGTGAATGTTATCGATGTACTGATTAACATACACTAACCGCTTCTCTGGATCAGTCTCCGTCTTCAATAGATAGTCCATCAAAAGCGCTTCATTGAACGTCGATGCAACTTCCGCAACAAAAATCGCATAGTCCGCGTAAATCTGCGGCTGATACTTGTACGTATACCACGTGTGCATCGTGTGGCCGATCTCATGCGCATTCGTGAACACGTCGTCCAGTGTGCCGTGATAGTTCAGCAGCATGTAGGGATGACTCTTGTAGCTGCCCCAGGAGTAAGCGCCGCTGCGCTTGGCTGTCGTCTCGTAGACATCCACCCAGCGGCTGCTGTAAGCCGTTTCCAGCGCTGAACTGTATTCATCGCCAAGCGGACGCAGCGCCGTTTTTATCATGTCCACACTTTCTTCATACGTGAACGACGGTGCGTCGCCCACGATTGGTGCGCTGAAATCATAGAAGTGCAGCTCCGTCAATCCCAGTGCTTCTTTACGTAAGCGACTGTATTTGTGCAGTGGCGCGAGATTGGCTTTCACAGCCGTAATCAGGTTCAGGTAGACAGTCGTGTCCACGTTGTCGTTGTCCACCGCCATGTGCAGCGCCGAATTGTAACCGCGCGCGCGCGCGAAAAAAATCTCCGCTGCCACGTTCGAACCCATCAGACTGGCGAATGTGTTCTTATACTTCATGTATTCATTATGCAGCGTGATGGCAGCCTCACGGCGAACCTCCGGGTTCGAGCTTTCCATCAGGGCACGGTAGCGGCCTTCCGAGAGCTTGATCAGATTTCCCTGATCGTCCCGGATCTCCGGAAACTGAATGTCGGTATTGCGCAGCGCTTCGGCAGCCGATTCTGACATTCCGATCATCTCGCCCGTCATCGACAAGAGCTTCTCTTCTTCCGTCGACAGCACGAACTTCTTCTGCCGCATCTCATTGGCAATGTATTGACGGTAAAGATCCAGACCTTTAACGTCTTTGTACCACTTCTCTAAAGTCGCAGGAGGAATTGAGGTCAACTCCGGTGTGAACCACGACACCGTCGAACCGAATTTCGAGCCGATTACATCTGCGCGGTCGCGTAGCGCGAGATACACTGGATCGCGCGTGTCCAAATGAAGCGACATGTTCGCGTAGGTTACCAAATTCTCCGAGTGTCCTCCGACTTCCACGAGGAGATCGAGAAAGGCTTTCAAATCCTTGCCCGACTTCGATACCTTGCCTTTGTAGCTTTCCAGCTCCGGCAGCTTGCTCTCGATAAACTTGTAATCCGCTTCCCAAGCCTCATTGTTCGGGTACATTGCCGTCAAGTCCCACTTATACTTATCGTCAATGTCCTTGCGTTCGGGGCTTTCCGCGGCTTGGGCGATCAAAACTACACCGAA is part of the bacterium genome and encodes:
- the pepF gene encoding oligoendopeptidase F, translated to MSMWTHRLALVVATAFGVVLIAQAAESPERKDIDDKYKWDLTAMYPNNEAWEADYKFIESKLPELESYKGKVSKSGKDLKAFLDLLVEVGGHSENLVTYANMSLHLDTRDPVYLALRDRADVIGSKFGSTVSWFTPELTSIPPATLEKWYKDVKGLDLYRQYIANEMRQKKFVLSTEEEKLLSMTGEMIGMSESAAEALRNTDIQFPEIRDDQGNLIKLSEGRYRALMESSNPEVRREAAITLHNEYMKYKNTFASLMGSNVAAEIFFARARGYNSALHMAVDNDNVDTTVYLNLITAVKANLAPLHKYSRLRKEALGLTELHFYDFSAPIVGDAPSFTYEESVDMIKTALRPLGDEYSSALETAYSSRWVDVYETTAKRSGAYSWGSYKSHPYMLLNYHGTLDDVFTNAHEIGHTMHTWYTYKYQPQIYADYAIFVAEVASTFNEALLMDYLLKTETDPEKRLVYVNQYIDNIHGTIIRQTLFAEFELEMHRMYERGEPLTAESLSDLYYRVAASYYEPELVIDPQYHYTWLRIPHFYSNFYVYKYATSMAAALALSERVLDGGEKELQEYLGFLAGGSSKYPLELLKGAGVDMSTPQPIEAAMQKFTELVDELEVLLKARKG
- a CDS encoding FtsQ-type POTRA domain-containing protein, yielding MAIIRALSVLLVFTALCAAESPDRLPVTHIELVGNRTTKDWVILRELRFSVGDSVAPQDLEAARLRLLSLSIFNNARVTQDASGAVSITVSEQFRFIPILSASAVEGTVNDALKEPKRIPDILVLLIGAADINHAGTGAFVGAYGVIGARTGINLEYYSRWLSPKLPLSLEFGARSLKISDRHASVLGYSRRLRNDRAYVKLSTRRGAPSRVGLNLAFDGVKEDDFLPAAGKRYNVGWVAPFVILDRRNLEWYPTEGMFARGDVEQAFGSDVFMMSSAVLAAYLPFAEGSRGPSLAARIYGGTSQNNTPPWSHYYFGFSKKFRGYSAEQVEASTYLSGECEFRFPITREVTYNVPIAGRYGKDIPFWLGGALFFERAQTQLDGTRNDVWAGGAALHIRFPYVQVIEISAARNRANQLDLVFSTGVRF
- a CDS encoding quinone-dependent dihydroorotate dehydrogenase yields the protein MIYESLRTLLFAGDPERVHDRVLACLESAGKSSAGRALVSAIAGNVPTEPVRTMGLSFEHPIGLAAGFDKDARALRGLFALKFSFVEIGTVTPQPQPGNPKPRMWRFPEAAALVNALGFPGEGMLAVKLRLAKLREQDALTRPIGINLGKNAFTPLAEAAGDYKLVLRELLELGDYFVVNVSSPNTPGLRTLQQLDSLRALLDPLQQIAVNNKPLLLKIAPDLADEDVTDAARVVSELGLAGIVCANTSIRRDIVPGADNLDRGGLSGAPIYPRMLTCLKLLRSELPPEHTLIAVGGIDSAARVRECLYSGAQLVQIYTAFIYRGPQVVRKLLGATS